The following are from one region of the Methanobrevibacter sp. TMH8 genome:
- a CDS encoding biotin transporter BioY, whose translation MNIDHYYYMRENIFDKIQNASNIEKVAMAFLMACFTGLLAQIVLPLPWTPVPITGQTMGVLLSGLFLGKRFGVLSQVIYIVGGILGIAWYGEMTSGLGIFLGSTCGYFIGFIFAAAIIGHFSEKYSKSRKFRKMASIMLIANFGGIYIPGLIGLAIWTYFATGAFPDIITLLMMGLIPFIFGDLVKIAGAAAISKAALPK comes from the coding sequence ATTAATATTGATCATTACTATTATATGAGGGAAAATATATTTGATAAGATTCAAAATGCTAGTAATATTGAAAAAGTGGCAATGGCCTTTTTAATGGCTTGTTTTACAGGTTTATTAGCTCAAATTGTTTTACCATTACCTTGGACACCAGTTCCAATAACAGGACAAACCATGGGAGTTTTACTTTCTGGATTGTTCCTTGGAAAACGGTTTGGAGTTTTAAGTCAAGTGATTTACATCGTTGGAGGAATTTTAGGAATAGCTTGGTATGGTGAAATGACAAGCGGGCTAGGAATCTTCTTAGGTTCAACTTGTGGATATTTTATAGGATTTATATTTGCAGCTGCAATTATTGGACACTTTTCAGAAAAATACTCTAAAAGTAGAAAATTCAGAAAAATGGCTAGTATAATGTTAATAGCTAATTTTGGAGGCATATACATTCCAGGATTAATTGGATTAGCAATTTGGACTTATTTTGCTACTGGTGCATTTCCAGATATTATAACATTACTTATGATGGGACTTATTCCATTTATATTCGGAGATTTAGTTAAAATCGCAGGAGCAGCAGCAATTTCAAAAGCTGCACTACCAAAATAA